One Brassica napus cultivar Da-Ae chromosome A1, Da-Ae, whole genome shotgun sequence genomic region harbors:
- the LOC125579173 gene encoding uncharacterized protein LOC125579173 translates to MISIVIMAELLVEYTTALAKLTVGILPRRQGDGNFIRIGNFSLYCPPRSSPVPDFSAHLVDF, encoded by the coding sequence ATGATCTCCATCGTAATCATGGCTGAGTTACTGGTTGAGTACACGACAGCTCTCGCTAAACTCACCGTCGGGATTCTTCCGAGGCGACAAGGCGACGGAAACTTTATACGTATAGGCAACTTCTCCTTGTATTGTCCTCCTAGATCGTCGCCAGTTCCAGACTTCTCTGCGCATCTTGTCGATTTCTGA